The following coding sequences lie in one Prosthecobacter vanneervenii genomic window:
- a CDS encoding glycosyltransferase family 4 protein — protein MRVLIVTDTYPPDINGVARTLHTLGMGLVKRGHVVEVVTTVESQEGLQRHVMHSMPLPGYPGLRFGFASTRQMLELFDTFRPDVLYVATETLMGISAIRAAGKRDIPVVSGFHTNFQNYLEDYHLPGLETVAQGVLRTIHNQTARTLTPSADTAAMLERWGIQNVGVLGRGVDTEMFDPIRRDAVLRRSWGADESTPVAIYVGRVAAEKNLELVVRAYDVFKEVQPKARMVIVGNGPRLESLKAERPEFHYAGARTGEDLAAHYASGDVFLFPSITETFGNVVLEAMAAGLGVVAYDYAAPRLLIRSGENGWLAPFNETEAFLAQARVAAEAWQNGELRFAARQSAFDLGWERVIEQFEHELASVMQRKEIVK, from the coding sequence ATGAGGGTACTCATCGTCACCGACACCTATCCGCCGGATATCAATGGCGTGGCGCGTACGCTGCATACGCTGGGCATGGGACTGGTGAAGCGCGGGCATGTGGTGGAGGTGGTGACGACGGTGGAGTCCCAGGAGGGGCTGCAGAGGCATGTGATGCACTCGATGCCGCTGCCGGGCTATCCCGGGCTGCGCTTTGGCTTTGCCTCCACGCGGCAGATGCTGGAGCTTTTTGACACTTTCCGGCCGGATGTCCTGTACGTGGCCACGGAGACGCTCATGGGGATTTCGGCCATCCGCGCGGCGGGGAAGCGGGACATCCCGGTGGTGTCCGGGTTTCATACCAACTTCCAAAACTATCTGGAGGACTACCACCTGCCGGGGCTGGAGACGGTGGCGCAGGGGGTGCTGCGAACGATTCACAATCAGACCGCCCGCACTCTGACCCCCTCTGCTGATACGGCGGCCATGCTGGAGCGCTGGGGCATTCAGAATGTTGGGGTGCTGGGGCGCGGGGTGGACACGGAGATGTTTGACCCCATCCGCCGGGATGCAGTGCTGCGCCGGAGCTGGGGGGCAGACGAAAGCACCCCGGTGGCAATCTATGTGGGGCGGGTGGCGGCCGAAAAAAATCTGGAGCTGGTGGTGCGTGCCTACGACGTCTTTAAAGAGGTGCAGCCCAAGGCGCGCATGGTTATCGTGGGCAATGGCCCGCGGCTGGAGTCTCTGAAGGCTGAGAGGCCTGAGTTTCACTATGCCGGGGCACGAACGGGGGAGGATCTGGCCGCGCACTATGCGTCGGGCGATGTGTTTCTCTTTCCGAGCATCACGGAAACCTTTGGGAACGTGGTGCTGGAGGCGATGGCTGCGGGACTGGGGGTGGTGGCGTATGACTACGCTGCGCCCAGGCTGCTCATCCGCAGCGGGGAAAACGGCTGGCTGGCCCCTTTTAACGAAACGGAGGCCTTTCTGGCGCAGGCGCGAGTGGCTGCCGAAGCGTGGCAGAATGGGGAACTGCGCTTTGCTGCGCGGCAGTCTGCGTTTGACCTCGGGTGGGAGCGGGTCATAGAGCAATTTGAGCACGAACTGGCATCTGTGATGCAGAGGAAGGAGATCGTGAAATAG
- the moaC gene encoding cyclic pyranopterin monophosphate synthase MoaC: MPALTHLNRKGEAAMVDVSAKPPVLREAVAEGRILLQPATLDLIRSNQVKKGDVLSIARIAGIQAAKQTQYLIPLCHQIPLSKVQLDFELRSKAVHITATAITVAPTGVEMEALTAVSVAALTIYDMCKAADKKMRIEGVKLVSKTKGTSAT, encoded by the coding sequence ATGCCCGCCCTCACCCATCTCAACCGCAAAGGCGAAGCCGCCATGGTCGATGTCTCCGCCAAGCCCCCCGTGCTCCGTGAAGCCGTCGCCGAAGGACGCATCCTGCTTCAGCCCGCCACGCTCGATCTCATCCGCAGCAACCAGGTCAAAAAAGGCGACGTCCTCAGCATCGCCCGCATCGCCGGCATCCAGGCCGCCAAGCAGACGCAGTACCTCATTCCCCTCTGCCACCAGATCCCGCTGAGTAAAGTGCAGCTCGACTTTGAGCTTCGCTCCAAGGCCGTCCACATCACCGCCACCGCCATCACCGTCGCCCCCACCGGCGTCGAAATGGAAGCCCTCACCGCCGTCTCCGTTGCCGCCCTTACCATCTACGACATGTGCAAAGCCGCCGACAAAAAGATGCGCATCGAAGGCGTGAAACTCGTCAGCAAGACCAAAGGCACATCTGCAACCTGA
- a CDS encoding response regulator transcription factor produces MSKILIVEDESDIADLISMHLTREGHEVSCIGNGLQVLPAAIEQQPELIVLDLMLPGMDGIQVFKRLRADTRTATIPVIILTAKSQVTDKITGLELGADDYLTKPFSPRELYLRISAILRRVKKVTHVSEIQRGRFMLDRKNLKLYLDGTPLDLTTIEFKLLTTLMENDSAVHSRADLLRDVWGYNSDVATRTLDTHIKRLREKLGSAGDHIVTIRGTGFQFQTELAASQPA; encoded by the coding sequence ATGAGCAAAATACTAATCGTCGAGGATGAATCGGACATCGCAGACCTCATCTCCATGCACCTCACTCGCGAGGGGCACGAGGTGTCCTGCATCGGCAATGGCCTTCAGGTGCTTCCTGCTGCCATCGAGCAGCAGCCGGAGCTTATCGTGCTGGACCTCATGCTCCCCGGCATGGACGGCATCCAGGTCTTCAAGCGCCTCCGCGCAGACACCCGCACCGCCACCATCCCTGTCATCATTCTCACCGCCAAAAGCCAGGTCACTGACAAGATCACCGGCCTGGAGCTGGGTGCGGACGACTACCTCACCAAGCCTTTCAGCCCGCGAGAGCTCTACCTACGCATCAGCGCCATCCTGCGCCGTGTAAAAAAGGTCACCCACGTCTCCGAGATCCAGCGCGGCCGCTTCATGCTCGACCGCAAAAACCTCAAGCTCTACCTCGACGGCACCCCGCTCGACCTCACCACCATCGAGTTCAAGCTCCTCACCACCCTCATGGAAAACGATTCCGCAGTCCACAGCCGCGCCGATCTCCTGCGCGATGTCTGGGGCTACAACAGCGACGTCGCCACCCGCACCCTCGACACCCACATCAAGCGCCTGCGAGAAAAGCTCGGCTCCGCAGGAGATCACATCGTCACCATTCGCGGCACCGGCTTCCAGTTCCAGACAGAGCTCGCCGCCTCACAGCCCGCATGA
- a CDS encoding right-handed parallel beta-helix repeat-containing protein — MKTLIFYLCLHAAAIHAQTATPPVAVDAAKYPSLQAALDAVPASGGLVTIPPGNYEITQPLLVKTAETRIVGGGAATHIINKNAEGAPAFILRPPTLDTDKKARLWRVQMADLRVSGNEKSGDGIFAECIEEIYFEGVSIDHHGGSGIHMVNCAEDPRVADCIITYNKKCGVEIMGGHDIVVNANHFEENQDALRCSDSFNLCMNGNNVDDHLGNGVIIENTYGSVLSGNMIEECNGTAVILDRDCYGITLSANVIAHHLKGGIDLRDACGCTLSANTFVLAHEFSVRVGKDSERNTISGNSFCNTYIGAGMDKRPAEAKTPMGVDMGTGVLLEGGVHGLLLTGNTFSGLKTPAAWSTGEVKGVLISSNLCIGCRRDSADKGILFAIGAKGVNLIKDNLEENEP, encoded by the coding sequence ATGAAAACACTGATTTTTTACCTCTGCCTGCATGCCGCCGCTATCCATGCGCAAACTGCCACGCCGCCTGTGGCGGTGGATGCGGCGAAATATCCCAGCCTGCAGGCGGCCCTGGATGCTGTGCCTGCCAGCGGCGGGCTGGTGACGATACCGCCGGGGAACTATGAGATCACGCAACCGCTGCTGGTGAAGACGGCGGAGACACGCATCGTGGGTGGTGGTGCGGCCACACACATCATCAATAAGAACGCCGAGGGAGCGCCTGCTTTCATTCTGCGCCCGCCGACACTCGACACCGACAAAAAAGCGCGCCTATGGCGCGTGCAGATGGCGGACCTGAGGGTGAGCGGCAATGAGAAGAGCGGGGATGGGATCTTTGCGGAGTGCATTGAGGAGATTTACTTTGAGGGCGTGTCGATCGACCACCATGGTGGAAGCGGCATCCATATGGTGAACTGTGCGGAAGATCCGCGTGTGGCGGACTGCATCATTACTTACAACAAGAAGTGCGGGGTGGAGATCATGGGCGGGCATGACATCGTGGTGAACGCGAACCACTTTGAGGAGAACCAGGATGCGCTGCGCTGCAGCGATTCCTTCAACCTGTGCATGAATGGCAACAATGTGGACGATCACCTGGGGAACGGCGTGATCATCGAGAACACCTATGGCTCGGTGCTGAGCGGAAACATGATCGAGGAGTGCAACGGGACAGCGGTGATCCTGGACCGCGACTGCTACGGAATCACACTAAGTGCGAACGTGATCGCGCATCACCTGAAGGGCGGGATTGACCTGCGGGATGCCTGCGGCTGCACACTGAGTGCGAACACCTTTGTGCTGGCGCATGAGTTCTCTGTGAGAGTGGGGAAGGACAGCGAGCGCAACACGATCAGCGGGAACTCCTTCTGCAACACCTACATTGGAGCCGGCATGGACAAGCGTCCTGCTGAGGCCAAGACGCCGATGGGCGTGGACATGGGAACGGGCGTGCTGTTGGAGGGGGGCGTGCATGGATTGCTACTCACTGGCAATACTTTCTCCGGACTGAAGACGCCTGCAGCGTGGAGCACGGGAGAGGTGAAGGGGGTGCTGATTTCCTCCAATCTGTGCATCGGATGCAGACGGGATTCTGCAGACAAGGGGATCTTGTTTGCGATTGGGGCCAAAGGAGTAAACTTAATCAAAGACAACCTAGAAGAAAATGAACCGTGA
- a CDS encoding sensor histidine kinase: protein MTSFSLFLVLLLAATIFAWVRREKFWTKRWENTAKTLGLRARDADQLPAYAAVVLQARHKAEHQAEQRRVFESLLDEISQGLVLLDDTLRIRYANKPLAKLLHRKDIHVGRPLIEEVRDHQISVLVQESITEKRHTTRRIQMLPSDVGAGSNLGGRYFIVEAAPLGADVGGGAWLMLQDVTEAAMTEQIRRDFVANASHELRTPLTLINGYIEMLQEDSAKMPAATRRSLDVMEKHGKRIARIIEDMLAISRLEDASSSLNKEPFNLRACAKDAADHLSPMLEGRDARIVLDIPKDGQLVGDRFYWDQVFTNLLENSLKENSKPGLVIRVSGEWRDGECIVKVSDNGIGIPAHDLPFVFKRFYRGNKHHSSTQVKGTGLGLSIVKRAVEAHGGKIELSSTPGVETTFTMRLPVPDTKA, encoded by the coding sequence ATGACCTCCTTCTCCCTCTTCCTCGTCCTGCTCCTGGCCGCCACCATCTTCGCCTGGGTGCGCCGCGAGAAATTCTGGACGAAACGCTGGGAGAACACCGCCAAAACCCTCGGCCTCCGCGCCCGGGATGCCGACCAGCTGCCCGCATACGCCGCCGTCGTGCTCCAGGCACGCCACAAGGCCGAGCACCAGGCGGAGCAGCGCCGCGTCTTTGAGTCACTGCTCGATGAGATCAGCCAGGGTCTCGTACTGCTGGATGACACCCTCCGCATCCGCTACGCCAACAAGCCCCTCGCCAAGCTCCTGCACCGCAAGGATATCCACGTGGGCCGCCCCCTCATCGAGGAGGTGCGCGACCACCAGATCTCCGTCCTCGTGCAGGAATCCATCACCGAAAAGCGCCACACCACCCGCCGCATTCAGATGCTGCCCTCAGACGTGGGCGCAGGGTCCAATCTCGGCGGCCGCTACTTCATTGTGGAAGCCGCCCCCCTCGGCGCCGATGTAGGCGGCGGTGCCTGGCTCATGCTCCAGGACGTGACCGAGGCCGCCATGACCGAGCAGATCCGCCGGGACTTCGTGGCCAATGCCTCCCACGAGCTGCGCACCCCCCTGACGCTCATCAATGGCTACATCGAGATGCTCCAGGAGGACTCCGCCAAGATGCCCGCCGCCACACGTCGCAGCCTCGACGTGATGGAAAAGCACGGCAAGCGCATCGCCCGCATCATCGAGGACATGCTGGCCATCTCCCGCTTGGAGGATGCCAGCAGCTCCCTGAACAAGGAGCCCTTCAATCTCCGCGCCTGCGCCAAGGACGCCGCCGACCACCTCTCCCCCATGCTGGAGGGGCGGGACGCCCGCATCGTCTTAGACATCCCAAAAGACGGCCAGCTCGTCGGCGACCGCTTTTACTGGGACCAGGTGTTCACCAACCTCCTCGAAAACTCCCTCAAGGAGAACTCCAAACCCGGACTCGTCATCCGCGTCTCCGGCGAGTGGCGAGACGGCGAATGCATCGTCAAGGTCAGCGACAACGGCATCGGCATCCCTGCACACGACCTGCCCTTTGTCTTCAAGCGCTTCTACCGCGGCAACAAGCACCACTCCTCCACCCAGGTGAAGGGCACCGGCCTCGGCCTGTCCATCGTCAAGCGCGCCGTGGAGGCCCACGGCGGCAAGATCGAGCTCTCCAGCACGCCAGGTGTCGAGACTACGTTTACCATGCGCCTTCCGGTACCAGATACGAAAGCTTGA
- a CDS encoding glycosyltransferase family 4 protein — protein MQVLVSHFTGNPNSCAVAQALAEAGSLEAFHTTLVVPVWLRRLTGAGARRTFPEVVEPFMKSHASRELLRLACRSVPGLRRLPLAGRLGRLDQVVRWFDGEVSRAVRQSHGVQAVYAYMDAAEHTFLAARERGLRTIYELPTPYWRFTRDVVREEAGLKPEWAATLPVMEDGSEAMLRRDRELQMADVVVVPSELVRESLKLAPSFRARVHVVPYGCPEPGAPTSPAARTQCSLRVLYVGSLNQGKGLSYLAEAMSGLEGVAELTVIGSRTADKPCAALDAFLAAHRHRAGLSHAEVLAEMRQHDVLVLPTLYEGLALVLLEAMACGLAVVTTPHSGLEGVIQDGQEGFVVPVRSAEAIRERLKQLAADETMLQRMRSAALSWSSEHSWQRFREQIRQVVAEVS, from the coding sequence ATGCAGGTGTTGGTTTCACATTTTACGGGCAATCCGAACAGCTGTGCCGTGGCGCAGGCGCTGGCTGAGGCAGGTTCGCTGGAGGCGTTTCACACGACTCTCGTGGTGCCTGTGTGGCTGAGGCGTCTGACGGGGGCAGGGGCACGCCGCACCTTTCCTGAAGTGGTGGAGCCTTTCATGAAGTCTCATGCCTCACGGGAGCTGCTGAGGCTGGCCTGTCGCAGTGTGCCGGGGCTGAGGAGACTGCCGCTGGCTGGCAGGCTGGGAAGGCTGGATCAGGTGGTACGGTGGTTTGACGGGGAGGTGAGCCGTGCTGTGAGGCAAAGCCATGGTGTGCAAGCGGTGTATGCCTACATGGATGCGGCGGAGCATACGTTTCTGGCAGCGCGTGAGAGGGGCCTGCGGACGATCTATGAGCTGCCGACGCCCTACTGGCGCTTTACCCGGGATGTGGTGAGGGAGGAAGCCGGACTAAAACCAGAGTGGGCGGCGACCCTGCCTGTGATGGAAGATGGCAGCGAGGCGATGCTGAGGCGGGATCGAGAGCTGCAAATGGCGGATGTGGTGGTGGTGCCAAGTGAGCTGGTGCGTGAGAGCCTGAAGCTGGCTCCGTCTTTCAGAGCCAGGGTGCATGTCGTGCCGTATGGATGTCCTGAGCCTGGTGCGCCGACTTCTCCTGCAGCCCGGACCCAATGTAGCCTGCGTGTGCTGTATGTGGGCAGTCTGAACCAGGGCAAGGGACTGAGCTATCTGGCGGAGGCCATGAGTGGCCTGGAGGGAGTGGCGGAGCTGACGGTTATTGGCTCCCGAACAGCGGATAAGCCCTGTGCGGCGCTGGATGCTTTTCTGGCGGCGCACCGGCATCGTGCCGGATTATCTCATGCTGAGGTGCTGGCGGAGATGAGGCAGCATGATGTGCTGGTACTGCCGACGCTGTACGAAGGACTGGCGCTGGTGCTGCTGGAGGCGATGGCCTGTGGGCTGGCGGTGGTGACCACGCCGCATTCGGGGCTGGAGGGAGTGATCCAGGATGGGCAGGAGGGCTTTGTCGTGCCGGTGCGAAGTGCGGAGGCGATTCGTGAGCGGCTGAAGCAGCTGGCGGCGGATGAAACGATGCTTCAGCGAATGAGGAGCGCGGCCTTGAGCTGGAGTAGCGAGCACTCCTGGCAGCGGTTTCGTGAGCAGATCAGGCAGGTGGTGGCGGAGGTTTCCTGA
- the moaA gene encoding GTP 3',8-cyclase MoaA: MEDLFGHRISYLRVSVTDRCNERCRYCMPEEEQTWFAKEETLSYDELLRVVRVGATLGIKKIRVTGGEPLTRPGVAGFCAELSHIPGIDEIGISTNGTLLAKLDGGITIAEHLVKAGVRTANISLDSLDRAVYQRTTSRDLLPRVLDGIEAARAAGFQSIKLNCVLMKGQTERELPDLIDFARQKDALLRFIELMPVSTQEVLSDDTFLPVATAKKLVEQTTGPLIESPDFKTNGPAVYHRAPATGQKIGFIGAMTNLHFCENCNKLRLTCDGKLRPCLGSYLEFDLRTVLRSGCTDSELAAFFQNVVSRKPKEHDFRHNYQPNRRMIAIGG, encoded by the coding sequence GTGGAAGACCTCTTCGGCCATCGCATCTCCTACCTCCGCGTTTCCGTCACCGACCGGTGCAACGAACGCTGCCGCTACTGCATGCCCGAGGAGGAGCAGACCTGGTTCGCCAAGGAGGAAACCCTCAGCTATGACGAGCTCCTGCGCGTCGTCCGCGTGGGCGCCACCCTCGGCATTAAAAAGATCCGCGTCACTGGCGGCGAGCCCCTCACCCGCCCCGGCGTCGCCGGCTTCTGCGCCGAACTCTCCCACATCCCCGGCATCGACGAAATCGGCATCTCCACCAACGGCACCCTACTAGCCAAACTGGACGGCGGCATCACCATCGCCGAGCACCTCGTCAAAGCCGGCGTCCGTACCGCCAACATCTCCCTCGACTCCCTCGACCGCGCCGTCTATCAGCGCACCACCAGCCGCGACCTCCTCCCCCGCGTGCTCGATGGCATCGAAGCAGCCCGCGCCGCAGGTTTCCAGTCCATCAAGCTAAACTGCGTCCTCATGAAGGGCCAGACCGAGCGCGAGCTGCCCGACCTCATCGACTTCGCCCGCCAGAAAGACGCCCTCCTCCGCTTCATCGAGCTCATGCCCGTGAGCACCCAGGAGGTGCTGAGCGACGACACCTTCCTCCCCGTCGCCACCGCCAAAAAGCTCGTCGAGCAGACCACCGGGCCTCTCATCGAGTCCCCCGATTTCAAGACCAACGGCCCCGCTGTCTATCATCGCGCCCCCGCCACCGGCCAGAAGATCGGCTTCATCGGTGCCATGACGAACCTGCACTTCTGCGAGAACTGCAACAAGCTCCGCCTCACCTGCGACGGCAAGCTCCGCCCCTGCCTCGGCTCCTACCTTGAGTTCGACCTCCGCACTGTCCTCCGCTCCGGCTGCACCGACTCCGAACTCGCCGCCTTCTTCCAAAACGTCGTCTCTCGCAAACCCAAGGAACACGACTTCCGCCACAACTACCAGCCCAACAGGCGCATGATCGCCATCGGCGGTTAA
- the phoU gene encoding phosphate signaling complex protein PhoU encodes MHEHILSSYTHSLDKLRGDVLAMASMARKNLASAMRGLLERDTDLCNAAIAADQDVNELEKSVDKLGMQILVKFQPTAHDLRAVMGTIRVANNLERIADQASSIAKRARILNNLPEYPEVKLIQPVYSLCDRNLDQSLQAFLNADPEAAAAARLLDKELDAAEKALDREIIAVMESQHVELEGYIHLIFIARFLERVGDHAKNICEDTIFIERAEDIRFSKDKRAEVAAAASGTEAP; translated from the coding sequence ATGCACGAACATATCCTTTCCAGTTACACCCACTCGCTCGACAAGCTGCGCGGAGACGTCCTTGCGATGGCCAGCATGGCGCGCAAGAACCTGGCCAGCGCGATGCGCGGCCTGCTGGAGCGTGACACTGACCTGTGCAATGCCGCGATAGCTGCCGACCAGGATGTGAATGAACTGGAGAAGAGTGTGGACAAGCTGGGCATGCAGATCCTGGTGAAGTTTCAGCCGACAGCGCATGACCTGCGGGCGGTGATGGGAACGATCCGCGTGGCGAACAACCTGGAGCGCATTGCCGACCAGGCGTCGAGCATCGCCAAGCGTGCACGGATTCTGAACAACCTGCCGGAGTACCCTGAAGTGAAGCTCATCCAGCCGGTGTACTCTCTTTGTGACCGCAATCTGGACCAGAGTCTGCAGGCCTTTCTGAATGCGGACCCCGAAGCTGCTGCTGCTGCGCGCCTGCTGGACAAGGAACTGGACGCTGCCGAGAAGGCACTGGACCGCGAGATCATCGCCGTGATGGAGTCCCAGCACGTGGAGCTGGAGGGCTACATCCATCTCATTTTCATCGCACGCTTTCTGGAGCGTGTGGGAGACCATGCCAAGAACATCTGCGAAGATACCATCTTCATCGAGCGAGCTGAGGATATCCGCTTCAGCAAAGACAAGCGCGCGGAAGTGGCCGCCGCAGCCTCTGGGACGGAAGCGCCGTGA
- a CDS encoding ThuA domain-containing protein: MIKRLTLLFAAALSLSSAFAEPKKLLVVTVTTSFRHSSIETAEKVLAELGQKSGAFTVDYVHQPDGQPKNPGKPPVRDEKKDTDESFKAKQDAYSKALAEFNVANKIWTEKIAAYMADKMALDKIKGYDGFVFANTTGDLLLPDREGFIKLIEGGKAFIAMHSGSDTYHPFRGYIDMLGGEFETHKSQVEIQPIVHDPAHIITKTVPSGWKVFDEIYIIKTFDKAKVHGLLGLNTHPNLEQMLQEAAQRKEKNIQDPKKDADLKDVEAQKGRYYPVSWCKELGSGRVYYNSLGHREDVWDPTWKAGTKDRKNSPEIAQTYQDMILAGIKWALKLADAPSPVGNIP; encoded by the coding sequence ATGATCAAACGCCTCACGCTCCTGTTCGCAGCCGCCCTGTCGCTCTCCTCCGCTTTCGCGGAGCCCAAGAAGCTCCTCGTCGTCACTGTCACCACAAGCTTCCGCCATTCCTCCATCGAGACCGCCGAGAAAGTCCTCGCCGAACTCGGTCAGAAATCCGGTGCCTTTACCGTCGATTACGTCCACCAGCCCGACGGCCAGCCCAAGAACCCCGGCAAGCCTCCCGTGCGCGATGAGAAGAAGGACACTGACGAGTCCTTCAAGGCCAAGCAGGATGCCTACAGCAAGGCCCTTGCTGAATTCAACGTGGCCAACAAAATCTGGACCGAGAAAATCGCCGCCTACATGGCCGACAAGATGGCCCTCGACAAAATCAAGGGCTACGACGGCTTCGTCTTTGCCAACACCACCGGCGACCTCCTCCTCCCTGACCGCGAAGGCTTCATCAAGCTCATCGAAGGCGGCAAGGCCTTCATCGCCATGCACTCCGGCTCCGACACCTACCACCCCTTCCGTGGCTACATCGACATGCTGGGTGGAGAATTCGAAACCCACAAGTCTCAGGTCGAAATCCAGCCCATCGTTCATGACCCCGCCCACATCATCACCAAGACCGTTCCCTCCGGCTGGAAAGTCTTCGACGAGATCTACATCATCAAGACCTTCGACAAAGCCAAGGTGCATGGCCTCCTCGGTCTGAACACCCATCCCAACCTTGAGCAGATGCTGCAGGAAGCCGCCCAGCGGAAAGAAAAGAACATCCAAGACCCCAAGAAGGATGCCGACTTGAAGGATGTCGAAGCCCAAAAAGGCCGCTACTACCCCGTCTCCTGGTGCAAGGAACTCGGCTCCGGCCGTGTGTATTACAACTCCCTCGGCCACCGCGAAGACGTCTGGGATCCCACCTGGAAAGCCGGCACCAAGGACCGCAAGAACAGCCCTGAGATCGCCCAGACCTATCAGGACATGATCCTCGCCGGCATCAAGTGGGCCCTCAAGCTCGCCGACGCCCCCTCCCCAGTCGGCAACATTCCTTGA
- a CDS encoding HAD family hydrolase: MSSAATDILQLDRPFQAVLFDMDGTLLDSRAVVERVWRDWAASHGRDFAPVMAESHGRRTIDTVRAFAIAGADAEVEAKKVEAMEIADVEGIVAIAGAAELIARLPSHRWAVVTSAGRELAVRRLTAAGLPIPKNMITAEDVSQGKPEPEGYLKAARLLGTTADQCLVFEDAQAGIEAGRRAGSTVIAITAARPHSFEAACPSVLDYEHVRFELA; encoded by the coding sequence ATGTCTTCTGCTGCAACGGATATTCTCCAGCTTGATCGCCCCTTTCAGGCGGTCCTTTTTGACATGGATGGCACGCTGCTGGACTCGCGCGCGGTGGTGGAGCGCGTGTGGCGTGACTGGGCAGCCTCGCACGGGCGTGACTTTGCGCCTGTGATGGCGGAGTCTCACGGACGCCGAACCATCGACACCGTGCGTGCGTTTGCGATTGCTGGAGCCGATGCTGAGGTGGAGGCGAAGAAGGTGGAGGCGATGGAGATTGCGGATGTGGAGGGCATTGTGGCCATTGCCGGAGCGGCAGAGCTAATCGCTCGCCTGCCCAGCCATCGCTGGGCGGTGGTTACTTCGGCCGGGCGGGAGCTGGCGGTGCGCAGACTCACGGCTGCTGGCCTGCCGATTCCCAAGAACATGATCACCGCCGAGGATGTTTCTCAGGGCAAGCCTGAGCCAGAAGGCTATCTGAAAGCCGCAAGGCTGCTCGGAACTACGGCAGACCAGTGTCTCGTGTTTGAAGATGCCCAGGCGGGCATCGAAGCCGGGCGAAGAGCTGGAAGCACCGTCATCGCCATCACTGCTGCGCGGCCACATTCTTTTGAAGCAGCATGTCCTTCAGTGCTGGACTATGAGCACGTGAGGTTTGAGCTGGCGTAA
- a CDS encoding UDP-2,3-diacylglucosamine diphosphatase: MSAEAPVLNPATGKSKLRFKTIFISDVHLGMPDSKAAQASHFLRHCLCDKLVLNGDIIDAWHLRRMGGWNKGHTNFIRTVLRKMEKENTEIIYLRGNHDDVLDRFIPIQFEHFIITDEHIHHTPTGDYLVVHGDGFDAVSTNHAWLAQLGGLGYNFLLRINRLYNAYRGLRGKEPFSFSAWVKQKVKSTIGAVGKYEEQLQNLARQRGCKGIICGHIHKVDNKMVGSTHYLNSGDWVESMTAIVENLDGSFEILGYADFCRLTHRDPKGAVTEAEEEHPPAGESESSAIPM; this comes from the coding sequence ATGTCCGCCGAAGCACCAGTTCTGAATCCCGCCACCGGCAAGTCGAAGCTGAGGTTCAAGACCATCTTCATTTCCGACGTGCATCTGGGCATGCCAGACAGCAAGGCTGCGCAGGCCTCCCATTTTCTGCGGCACTGCCTCTGCGATAAACTGGTGCTCAATGGCGACATCATTGATGCCTGGCACCTGCGCCGCATGGGCGGGTGGAACAAGGGACACACGAACTTCATCCGCACCGTGCTGCGCAAGATGGAGAAGGAGAACACGGAGATCATCTACCTGCGTGGAAACCACGACGATGTGCTGGACCGCTTCATCCCGATCCAGTTTGAGCACTTCATCATCACAGACGAGCACATCCACCACACGCCCACAGGAGACTATTTGGTCGTGCACGGAGACGGCTTTGATGCGGTGAGCACCAACCACGCGTGGCTAGCGCAGCTGGGTGGGCTAGGGTACAACTTTCTTCTGAGGATCAACCGCCTGTACAACGCCTACCGGGGACTGCGGGGTAAGGAGCCATTCTCCTTCAGCGCCTGGGTGAAGCAGAAGGTGAAATCCACCATCGGAGCCGTGGGCAAGTATGAGGAGCAGCTGCAGAATCTGGCACGGCAGCGGGGCTGCAAGGGCATCATCTGCGGGCACATCCACAAAGTGGACAACAAGATGGTGGGCAGCACGCACTATCTGAACTCCGGAGACTGGGTGGAGTCCATGACAGCGATTGTGGAAAATCTGGACGGTAGCTTTGAAATCCTAGGGTATGCCGACTTTTGCCGTCTGACTCATCGTGATCCCAAGGGGGCGGTGACCGAGGCGGAAGAGGAGCACCCGCCAGCGGGAGAATCTGAATCTTCCGCAATTCCAATGTAG